A genomic segment from Rahnella aceris encodes:
- a CDS encoding alkyl/aryl-sulfatase, whose product MKLKLIVKSLALAGLLSSTSLTPLFAQEAPKDATAATKQVNDALYNQLPFSDNTDFTNAHKGFIAAIPAEVIKGSQGNIVWDPQKYAFIKEGDKAPESVNPSLWRQSQLINISGLFEVTDGVYQIRNIDLSNMTIIEGKEGITVVDPLVSAETAKVGMDLYYKNRGQKPVVAVIYTHSHVDHYGGVRGVVDEADVKSGKVKIYAPAGFMDEAVSENIMAGNVMSRRASYMYGNLLKPDAKGQVGAGLGTTTSAGTVTLIAPTNYITKTGQKETIDGLTYDFMMAPGSEAPSEMLWYIEEKKLIEAAEDVTHTLHNTYSLRGAKIRDPLAWSKYINDAINRWGDKAEIIMAQHHWPTWGKDNVVSLMKSQRDMYRYINDQTLRLANTGLTRDEIAANFKLPDGLAKTWASRGYYGSVSHDVKATYVLYLGWFDGNPATLDELPPEEAAKKFVDYMGGADNILKKAKEDYDQGNYRWVAQVVSKVVFADPKNEAARNLEADALEQLGYQAESGPWRNFYLTGAQELRNGVQKLPTPNTASADTVKAMSPEMFFDYLGVHINGEKAANAKAVFNVDLGSDGGKYKLELENGVLNHTADAEAKDADATIVLNRDTLNKIILKEVTLKQAEDKGDVKVTGNGAKLDEMLGYMDKFEFWFNIVTP is encoded by the coding sequence ATGAAGCTTAAATTGATAGTCAAAAGCCTTGCTCTGGCAGGGTTACTTTCATCAACCAGCCTCACACCGCTATTTGCCCAGGAAGCGCCAAAGGATGCTACGGCGGCGACCAAACAGGTCAATGACGCACTTTATAATCAGCTTCCTTTCTCCGACAACACCGACTTTACCAACGCACATAAAGGATTCATTGCTGCAATACCAGCAGAGGTGATCAAAGGTTCCCAGGGGAATATTGTCTGGGATCCTCAGAAATATGCCTTCATCAAAGAAGGCGATAAGGCTCCTGAAAGCGTCAACCCAAGCCTTTGGCGACAGTCACAATTAATTAATATCAGCGGTCTCTTTGAAGTTACCGACGGGGTTTATCAGATCCGCAATATTGATCTTTCAAACATGACAATTATCGAGGGTAAAGAAGGGATTACGGTGGTTGACCCGCTGGTATCGGCAGAAACCGCGAAAGTGGGTATGGATTTGTACTATAAAAATCGCGGGCAAAAACCTGTCGTCGCGGTGATATATACCCATAGCCATGTTGATCATTATGGCGGCGTCCGTGGTGTCGTCGACGAGGCTGATGTGAAATCCGGTAAGGTAAAAATTTATGCGCCTGCCGGATTTATGGATGAAGCGGTCTCCGAGAATATCATGGCGGGTAATGTCATGAGCCGCCGAGCCAGTTACATGTACGGTAACCTGCTGAAACCAGATGCGAAAGGCCAGGTGGGTGCGGGTCTGGGTACCACGACATCGGCGGGAACAGTAACGTTAATTGCTCCAACCAACTACATCACCAAGACAGGACAGAAAGAGACGATTGATGGCCTGACTTACGATTTCATGATGGCGCCAGGCTCTGAAGCACCGTCTGAAATGCTGTGGTATATCGAAGAGAAAAAACTCATCGAAGCAGCAGAAGATGTTACTCATACCCTGCACAACACATACTCGTTACGTGGCGCAAAAATTCGCGACCCCCTAGCCTGGTCAAAATACATTAACGATGCCATTAACCGCTGGGGTGATAAAGCAGAAATCATCATGGCACAGCACCACTGGCCGACGTGGGGTAAAGATAACGTTGTCAGCCTGATGAAAAGTCAGCGCGATATGTATCGCTATATCAATGATCAGACGTTGCGCCTGGCGAATACCGGCCTGACACGTGATGAAATAGCCGCAAACTTTAAACTCCCGGACGGTCTGGCTAAAACCTGGGCAAGTCGTGGTTATTACGGTTCTGTCAGCCACGATGTAAAAGCGACCTATGTGCTTTATCTCGGCTGGTTTGACGGCAACCCGGCAACATTAGATGAACTACCACCTGAGGAGGCGGCGAAAAAGTTTGTCGATTATATGGGGGGTGCCGATAACATCCTGAAAAAGGCCAAAGAGGATTACGATCAAGGGAATTACCGGTGGGTAGCACAGGTGGTGAGTAAAGTTGTCTTTGCTGACCCGAAAAATGAGGCTGCGCGTAACCTCGAAGCTGATGCACTGGAACAACTGGGCTATCAGGCCGAATCAGGACCATGGCGTAATTTCTATCTCACTGGCGCGCAGGAATTACGTAATGGCGTGCAGAAACTGCCAACGCCGAATACGGCAAGCGCGGATACGGTAAAAGCCATGTCGCCTGAAATGTTCTTCGACTATCTGGGTGTGCATATCAATGGCGAGAAAGCGGCGAATGCGAAAGCGGTGTTTAACGTTGATCTGGGCAGTGACGGCGGCAAGTACAAGCTGGAACTGGAAAACGGTGTGCTCAATCATACAGCCGATGCAGAAGCGAAAGACGCCGATGCCACTATTGTCCTGAACCGTGACACCCTCAACAAAATTATCCTCAAGGAAGTCACACTGAAACAAGCTGAAGATAAAGGCGATGTGAAGGTGACCGGCAACGGTGCGAAGCTGGATGAAATGCTGGGTTATATGGATAAATTTGAGTTCTGGTTCAATATCGTCACGCCATAA
- a CDS encoding cation diffusion facilitator family transporter, producing the protein MSKNKALTPSLTRYAWLSIATAIATIGLKGVAWKMTGSVGLLSDAIESVVNLAGALMALWMLTLAALPADDKHAYGHGKAEYFSSAFEGFLILLAAASIAYTAVDRMLAPQPLDAVGVGLLVSVVASVLNFVTARILLRAGKQHNSITLEADAHHLLTDVWTSVGVILGVGLVYLTGWLWVDPVIALLVAANIVWTGYQLMSRSAAGLMDVSLPVEELEKIESLLAGYREQGLDFHALRTRQAGGRAFMTLHILVPGIWTVQHGHDWAERIENDIRTALPFIHITTHVEPLEDPASMNDQALD; encoded by the coding sequence ATGAGTAAAAACAAAGCATTGACGCCATCCCTTACGCGCTACGCCTGGCTGTCCATTGCCACTGCGATTGCCACCATCGGACTAAAAGGTGTGGCGTGGAAAATGACCGGTTCGGTCGGTCTGCTGTCTGATGCCATCGAATCCGTGGTCAACCTCGCGGGAGCCCTGATGGCGCTCTGGATGCTGACCCTGGCTGCACTTCCGGCCGACGATAAGCACGCATATGGACACGGTAAAGCCGAATATTTTTCGAGCGCTTTTGAGGGGTTCTTGATCCTATTGGCGGCAGCCAGTATTGCCTATACCGCCGTTGATCGTATGTTGGCCCCGCAGCCACTCGACGCGGTTGGTGTCGGACTACTGGTTTCTGTGGTTGCATCCGTTCTTAATTTTGTGACGGCACGAATATTGTTAAGGGCTGGCAAGCAGCACAATTCAATCACGCTTGAGGCAGATGCTCACCACCTGCTGACCGATGTCTGGACGTCGGTCGGGGTCATTTTGGGCGTCGGACTGGTCTATCTGACCGGCTGGTTATGGGTCGATCCGGTTATTGCATTGCTGGTCGCGGCCAACATCGTGTGGACCGGTTATCAGCTCATGAGCCGTTCAGCTGCGGGTCTGATGGACGTCTCGCTACCCGTTGAAGAACTCGAAAAAATCGAGTCGCTGCTGGCGGGATACCGTGAGCAGGGGCTCGATTTCCATGCGCTGCGCACACGCCAGGCGGGCGGACGCGCGTTTATGACACTGCACATCCTCGTTCCTGGGATATGGACTGTTCAACATGGTCACGACTGGGCTGAGCGTATAGAGAATGATATCCGCACAGCACTGCCTTTTATCCATATCACCACTCACGTAGAACCCTTGGAAGATCCGGCGTCAATGAACGACCAGGCGCTCGACTGA
- a CDS encoding tyrosine-type recombinase/integrase has translation MYHGAKARSLASRLYEREYGAEFAQKLLGHKSMKMTNVYPDSRGTEWTEI, from the coding sequence GTGTATCACGGAGCGAAAGCCCGCAGTCTTGCTTCCCGGCTTTACGAGCGTGAATACGGCGCGGAATTTGCTCAGAAACTATTGGGGCATAAATCGATGAAAATGACGAACGTTTATCCTGATAGCCGCGGTACCGAGTGGACGGAGATATAG
- a CDS encoding YebY family protein, giving the protein MRKTLLACVLLTLSASSFAAPQLETISRLQYGKAWAFTREEVMLQCRPGNALYVINDSTLAQYPLNDVAKEQVKNHQVQAVPLEKIWLDDPQNPGQKMSLAPFIAKAQSLC; this is encoded by the coding sequence ATGAGGAAAACACTGCTAGCTTGTGTGCTGCTGACCTTATCTGCCAGCAGCTTTGCGGCACCCCAGTTGGAAACGATCAGCCGTCTGCAATACGGCAAAGCCTGGGCCTTTACCCGTGAAGAAGTCATGCTGCAATGCCGCCCCGGTAATGCGCTGTATGTGATTAACGACAGCACGCTGGCGCAATATCCTCTCAATGACGTGGCGAAAGAGCAGGTAAAAAACCATCAGGTTCAGGCTGTGCCACTGGAGAAAATCTGGCTGGACGATCCGCAGAACCCAGGGCAAAAAATGAGTCTGGCCCCTTTTATTGCCAAAGCTCAGTCGCTTTGCTGA
- the copD gene encoding copper homeostasis membrane protein CopD, translated as MSLTALFVLCRFMHFASLMQIFGLSVFCSLLTPAGFSAVLLRKNQTLMICSALVAAVTSVGMLAIQAALMGNGWSDALNLNVWLLVLTTAFGEVWRWHLLLTAALLLVLLMDWLPARNMLVFLCSCGLLMSQALVGHAAMHEGLPGLVQRTNHVVHLLSAAYWFGCLLPLLICMGYTRQPSARPYAIATLIRFSLWGHAAVALVILTGIINTAIILQRWPTDMTSLYQCLLVVKVIMVGMMVAVAVFNRYRLVPLMGKEPDRAQHYFIMMTWLEWGLALGVLLLVSVFATLAPR; from the coding sequence ATGAGTCTGACTGCACTGTTTGTTCTGTGCCGCTTCATGCATTTTGCTTCGCTGATGCAAATCTTCGGTCTGAGCGTTTTCTGCTCGCTGCTGACGCCTGCAGGTTTCTCGGCCGTGTTGTTGCGCAAAAACCAGACCCTGATGATTTGCTCCGCCCTGGTTGCGGCGGTCACTTCGGTCGGTATGCTGGCGATTCAGGCTGCGCTGATGGGCAACGGCTGGAGTGATGCGCTGAATCTGAATGTCTGGCTGCTGGTTTTAACCACTGCATTTGGTGAAGTCTGGCGCTGGCATTTATTACTGACGGCCGCGCTGTTGCTGGTGCTTTTGATGGACTGGCTGCCTGCGCGGAATATGCTGGTCTTCCTGTGCTCATGCGGTTTACTGATGAGTCAGGCGTTGGTCGGCCATGCTGCGATGCATGAAGGTCTGCCCGGGCTGGTACAGCGGACGAATCATGTGGTGCACCTGCTCAGCGCGGCCTACTGGTTCGGGTGTTTGCTGCCATTGCTGATCTGTATGGGGTATACCCGACAGCCTTCAGCAAGACCTTATGCTATTGCCACGCTTATCCGTTTTTCGCTCTGGGGACATGCCGCCGTCGCGCTGGTGATCCTCACCGGTATCATCAACACGGCCATTATTTTACAGCGCTGGCCAACGGATATGACGTCGCTTTACCAGTGTCTGCTGGTGGTCAAAGTGATCATGGTAGGAATGATGGTGGCTGTCGCTGTGTTTAACCGCTACCGGCTGGTGCCCTTAATGGGTAAAGAGCCAGACAGGGCACAACACTATTTTATCATGATGACCTGGCTCGAATGGGGGCTGGCGCTGGGTGTGTTACTGCTGGTGAGTGTGTTTGCCACACTGGCACCGCGCTGA
- the copC gene encoding copper homeostasis periplasmic binding protein CopC gives MVFKKTTSLCRALAVSAVLLSGFISQQASAHAHLKTETPAADSVLTVSPTELSLGFSEGIEPDFSKITLTDASQKTVKTGKMTLAANDNTQAVLPLSDALSAGKYIVSWNVVSVDGHKTHGQYSFTVK, from the coding sequence ATCGTGTTCAAAAAAACCACTTCTCTTTGCCGTGCCCTGGCAGTCTCAGCCGTTCTGCTGAGCGGATTTATCTCACAGCAGGCTTCTGCTCACGCCCATCTGAAAACAGAAACCCCGGCGGCGGATTCGGTGTTAACCGTCAGCCCGACTGAACTGTCTCTCGGCTTCAGTGAAGGGATCGAGCCTGATTTCAGTAAAATTACCCTGACGGACGCCAGCCAGAAAACAGTGAAAACCGGCAAAATGACGCTGGCAGCGAATGACAATACTCAGGCCGTTCTGCCACTTTCCGATGCGTTGAGCGCGGGGAAATACATTGTTTCGTGGAACGTTGTCTCCGTTGATGGTCACAAAACGCACGGTCAGTACAGTTTTACCGTTAAATAA
- the ftnA gene encoding non-heme ferritin encodes MLKKEMIDQLNEQLNLEFYSANLYLQMSAWCSDKGYEGAAAFLKQHSMEEMDHMHRLFKYVSDTGALPLLGAIAAPPVAFESLTDLFKQTYEHEQLITQKINELADLSMTLKDYSSFNFLQWYVSEQHEEETLFKSVLDKLALVSNTGNGLFFVDKDLKNMVTQTPAG; translated from the coding sequence GTGCTTAAAAAAGAAATGATTGATCAGCTTAATGAACAGCTGAACCTCGAGTTTTATTCTGCCAATTTATATTTGCAGATGAGTGCATGGTGCAGCGACAAAGGCTACGAAGGTGCCGCCGCTTTCCTTAAACAGCATTCAATGGAAGAAATGGACCACATGCATCGCCTGTTCAAATACGTCAGCGATACGGGTGCTCTGCCTTTGCTGGGCGCAATTGCCGCTCCGCCGGTGGCTTTTGAATCCCTGACTGATCTGTTCAAACAGACTTACGAGCATGAACAGCTGATCACCCAGAAAATCAACGAACTGGCTGATCTGTCTATGACGCTGAAAGATTACTCTTCTTTCAACTTCCTGCAGTGGTACGTTTCTGAACAGCATGAAGAAGAGACGTTGTTCAAATCAGTCCTTGATAAACTGGCGCTGGTCAGCAACACCGGTAACGGCCTGTTCTTCGTGGATAAAGATCTCAAAAATATGGTGACGCAAACTCCGGCAGGCTAA
- a CDS encoding DNA polymerase III subunit theta: protein MSINLAEISKEEMDRINVDLAASAVAFKERYNMPVVAEMAEREQPAHLRTYFRERVMFYRGESHKFSRLPYEPKQK, encoded by the coding sequence ATGAGCATCAATCTGGCTGAAATCAGCAAAGAAGAAATGGATCGTATCAATGTCGATCTTGCGGCCTCAGCGGTGGCCTTTAAAGAACGCTACAACATGCCGGTTGTCGCTGAGATGGCGGAACGCGAACAGCCTGCGCATCTGCGCACCTATTTTCGTGAGCGGGTGATGTTCTATCGCGGGGAATCACATAAGTTCTCCCGCTTACCTTATGAGCCGAAGCAAAAGTAA
- the pip gene encoding prolyl aminopeptidase, with protein MPKFKGLYPPREAYASGMLDTGDGHQIYWERSGNPAGKPAVFLHGGPGGGCSSVHRQLFDPNDYDVMLFDQRGCGRSKPHASLENNTTWHLVEDIERLRKMAGVDKWLVFGGSWGSTLALAYAETHPEHVSEMVLRGIFTLRKQELSWYYQDGASRFFPEKWQRILSILSDEERKDVIASYRARLTSGDRAVQLEAAKIWSLWEGETVTLLPAEGSASFGEDNFALAFARIENHYFTHLGFLESDDQLLKNVTRIRHIPAVIVHGRYDMACQVQNAWDLAQAWPEAELHIIEGAGHSFDEPGILDQLIRTNQRFAARR; from the coding sequence ATGCCAAAATTTAAAGGGTTATATCCGCCACGGGAAGCCTATGCCAGCGGCATGCTTGATACCGGCGATGGTCACCAAATTTACTGGGAACGCAGCGGAAACCCGGCAGGCAAGCCAGCAGTATTTCTCCACGGCGGACCCGGCGGCGGCTGCTCATCGGTACACCGTCAGTTGTTTGATCCCAATGATTATGACGTCATGCTGTTTGACCAGCGTGGCTGCGGACGCTCAAAACCTCACGCCAGTCTCGAAAACAATACAACCTGGCATCTGGTCGAGGATATCGAGCGTTTGCGCAAAATGGCCGGTGTCGACAAATGGCTGGTGTTCGGCGGCTCGTGGGGTTCAACACTGGCGCTGGCGTATGCCGAGACGCATCCTGAACATGTCAGCGAGATGGTGCTGCGCGGAATCTTCACGCTGCGTAAGCAGGAACTGTCCTGGTATTATCAGGACGGCGCGTCCCGCTTCTTCCCGGAAAAGTGGCAACGTATTTTGTCGATTCTGTCGGATGAAGAGCGTAAAGACGTGATTGCTTCTTACCGGGCCCGTCTGACTTCCGGCGATCGCGCTGTGCAGCTTGAGGCTGCTAAAATCTGGAGCCTGTGGGAAGGGGAGACCGTGACACTGTTGCCTGCGGAAGGTTCGGCATCCTTTGGTGAGGACAATTTTGCGCTGGCGTTTGCCCGTATAGAAAACCACTATTTTACACATCTGGGTTTTCTGGAAAGTGACGACCAGTTGTTGAAAAATGTCACACGTATTCGCCACATTCCGGCCGTCATTGTGCATGGCCGTTATGATATGGCCTGCCAGGTGCAAAATGCCTGGGATCTGGCGCAGGCATGGCCGGAAGCGGAGTTGCACATCATTGAAGGGGCAGGGCATTCGTTCGACGAGCCTGGCATTCTCGATCAACTGATCCGCACCAACCAGCGTTTCGCCGCCCGGCGCTAA
- a CDS encoding S9 family peptidase has protein sequence MMTPPKAEKRPQTLSVHGDDRVDNYYWLRDDDRADPQVLAYLTAENQYTEQAMQPHQALRETLYGEMVARIAQQDHSVPYVKHGYRYQTRYEPGNEYPLYLRQPAAEHENWSTLIDGNERARDSEFYTLGGLDISPDNKLMAVAEDFLSRRQYDIRIKKLDDETWTDDLLKNTSGSSEWANDSQTLYYVRKHKKTLLPYQVYRHVVGTDPKTDKLVYEEKDDTFYVGLDKTTSEKYILIHLDSTTTSEILLLDADDPQAKPQVFLSRRKDHEYALDHYLGHFYIRSNKDGKNFGLYKSEDGVEANWQTLIAPRIEVMLEGFSLFRDWLVVEERHQGLTQLRQIHWKTGEEKSLAFDDPTYTTWLAYNPEPDTSLLRYGYSSMTMPSSLFELDLDTHDRTLLKQQEVKDFDAANYRSERVWVTARDGVKVPVSLVYRRELFKPNENPLLVYGYGSYGSSMDPAFSGSRLSLLDRGFVFVLAHIRGGAELGQQWYDDGKLFNKLNTFHDFIDVTKELVAEGYGDAGQVYAMGGSAGGLLMGAIINQAPELYRGIVAQVPFVDVVTTMLDESIPLTTGEYDEWGNPNDKAYYDYMLQYSPYDQVRAQAYPHMLVTTGLHDSQVQYWEPAKWVAKLRELKTDDNQLLMHTDMDSGHGGKSGRFKAYEDIALEYAFVLALAAKH, from the coding sequence ATGATGACACCTCCAAAGGCTGAAAAACGCCCGCAAACCCTGAGCGTACACGGCGATGACCGCGTCGATAACTATTACTGGCTGCGTGATGATGACCGCGCCGATCCTCAGGTTCTGGCGTATCTGACCGCTGAAAACCAATATACCGAACAGGCCATGCAACCGCATCAGGCGCTGCGTGAAACCCTGTATGGCGAAATGGTTGCGCGTATTGCGCAACAGGATCATTCCGTTCCCTACGTGAAACATGGCTACCGTTATCAGACCCGCTATGAACCGGGCAACGAATACCCCCTTTATCTGCGTCAGCCCGCAGCGGAACATGAAAACTGGAGCACGCTGATTGATGGCAATGAACGTGCCAGAGACAGCGAATTTTACACGCTGGGCGGTCTGGATATCAGCCCTGATAACAAACTGATGGCCGTGGCGGAAGACTTTCTTTCGCGCCGTCAGTACGACATCCGCATCAAAAAACTTGATGACGAAACCTGGACTGACGATCTGCTGAAAAACACCTCCGGCAGCAGCGAATGGGCGAACGATTCTCAGACACTGTATTACGTGCGCAAACACAAGAAAACGTTGCTGCCGTATCAGGTTTATCGCCACGTGGTCGGCACTGATCCTAAGACCGACAAGCTGGTGTATGAAGAGAAAGACGACACGTTTTACGTCGGGCTGGATAAAACCACGTCTGAAAAATACATTCTGATCCACCTCGACAGCACCACGACTTCCGAGATCCTGCTGCTGGATGCCGATGATCCGCAGGCAAAACCGCAGGTGTTTCTCTCACGCCGTAAAGATCATGAATACGCTCTCGATCATTACCTCGGGCATTTCTACATCCGCTCCAATAAAGATGGCAAAAACTTCGGACTTTATAAGAGTGAAGATGGCGTGGAAGCAAACTGGCAGACGCTGATTGCGCCGCGTATTGAAGTGATGCTTGAAGGCTTCAGCCTGTTCCGTGACTGGCTGGTGGTGGAAGAACGTCATCAGGGGCTGACGCAATTGCGTCAGATCCACTGGAAAACTGGCGAGGAAAAATCGCTGGCGTTTGACGATCCGACCTATACCACCTGGCTGGCGTACAACCCGGAGCCGGACACCTCATTGCTGCGTTATGGTTATTCTTCCATGACCATGCCGAGCTCGCTGTTTGAACTCGATCTGGATACGCATGACCGTACGCTGCTCAAGCAGCAGGAAGTGAAAGACTTTGATGCGGCAAATTATCGCAGCGAACGTGTCTGGGTTACGGCACGTGACGGCGTGAAAGTCCCGGTGTCACTGGTGTATCGCCGCGAACTGTTTAAGCCGAATGAAAATCCGTTACTGGTTTACGGTTACGGTTCCTATGGCAGCAGTATGGATCCGGCGTTCAGTGGCAGCCGTCTGAGTTTACTCGACAGAGGATTTGTTTTCGTACTGGCGCACATCCGCGGTGGCGCTGAGTTGGGCCAGCAATGGTATGACGATGGCAAACTGTTCAACAAACTCAACACTTTCCATGACTTCATTGATGTGACCAAAGAACTGGTTGCTGAAGGCTACGGTGACGCCGGGCAGGTTTACGCCATGGGCGGCAGTGCAGGCGGTTTGCTGATGGGCGCGATTATTAATCAGGCGCCAGAATTGTATCGCGGCATTGTGGCACAGGTGCCGTTCGTTGACGTGGTGACCACCATGCTTGATGAATCCATTCCACTGACCACCGGTGAATATGACGAGTGGGGCAACCCGAACGACAAAGCGTATTATGACTATATGCTGCAATACAGCCCATATGATCAGGTTCGCGCGCAGGCGTATCCGCATATGCTGGTCACCACCGGACTGCATGATTCGCAGGTGCAATACTGGGAGCCGGCAAAATGGGTGGCGAAATTACGCGAGCTTAAAACCGATGATAACCAGTTGCTGATGCATACCGATATGGATTCCGGGCACGGCGGTAAATCCGGACGCTTCAAAGCCTACGAAGATATCGCGCTGGAATATGCCTTTGTGCTGGCGCTGGCAGCGAAGCACTAA
- the yebF gene encoding protein YebF → MKKIILGVVMAVAGMSGLSQVAQADEPEVRTATVTPCSTATKDEVAALVKRDFLQNRIPRWDADKKVLGTSTPVAWVVTDSISGNNARWNIPLKVRGDHTDKTYQVTLNCQIGEISYSTPV, encoded by the coding sequence ATGAAAAAGATAATCTTGGGCGTTGTGATGGCCGTTGCAGGAATGAGCGGTCTGAGCCAGGTTGCACAGGCCGATGAGCCTGAAGTGAGAACGGCAACGGTAACACCCTGTTCCACGGCCACAAAAGATGAAGTGGCAGCACTGGTTAAACGTGATTTCCTGCAAAACCGTATTCCGCGCTGGGATGCAGATAAAAAAGTGCTCGGCACTTCTACACCGGTGGCCTGGGTGGTGACTGACAGCATCAGCGGCAATAACGCCAGATGGAATATCCCGCTAAAAGTGCGCGGTGATCACACTGATAAAACCTATCAGGTGACCCTCAACTGCCAGATCGGCGAAATCAGCTACAGCACGCCGGTATAG
- the dbpA gene encoding ATP-dependent RNA helicase DbpA yields MSTHSFSALTLPVEQLSNLNELGYTEMTPIQEASLPAILLGQDVRAKAKTGSGKTAAFGIGLLNSITVSQFVAQALVLCPTRELADQVSKELRRLARFTQNIKILTLCGGQAIGPQLESLVHPPHIVVGTPGRIQEHLRKGTLKLDELKVLVLDEADRMLDMGFSEDIEDVVSYTPQDRQTLLFSATYPDGIERISSKFQRQPLKVEIEGEDDIADIRQIFIEADKHQRLSLLAAVLYQYQPTSCVVFCNTKRDCQDVCDDLKAKGISALALNGDLEQRDRDRVLVRFSNGSCRVLVATDVAARGLDIKQLGLVINYELSFDPEVHVHRVGRTGRAGTSGLAVSLVTPQEMPRVTALEDYTRQRFTWQPAAQALAAAPVALDPEMATLCIDGGRKAKIRPGDILGALTGDAGLTAAEVGKIDMFPVHAYVAIRQKSAKKALQRLQEGKIKGKNCKAIILR; encoded by the coding sequence TTGAGCACGCATTCCTTTTCTGCCCTGACATTACCCGTTGAGCAACTTTCTAACCTGAATGAACTGGGTTACACCGAAATGACCCCGATTCAGGAAGCGTCGTTGCCTGCCATCCTGCTGGGTCAGGACGTCCGCGCCAAAGCCAAAACCGGCAGCGGTAAAACAGCCGCTTTCGGTATCGGTTTACTGAACAGCATTACCGTTTCACAGTTCGTCGCTCAGGCGCTGGTATTGTGTCCGACCCGCGAACTGGCCGATCAGGTCAGCAAAGAATTACGCCGTCTGGCGCGTTTTACCCAAAACATCAAAATTCTGACCCTGTGCGGTGGCCAGGCAATCGGACCACAGCTTGAATCGCTGGTCCATCCGCCGCACATTGTGGTGGGTACGCCGGGCCGTATTCAGGAGCATTTGCGTAAAGGCACGCTGAAACTGGACGAACTGAAAGTACTGGTGCTGGATGAAGCGGACCGCATGCTGGATATGGGCTTTAGCGAAGATATCGAAGATGTCGTCAGTTATACGCCGCAGGATCGCCAGACGCTGCTGTTCTCCGCGACGTATCCGGACGGCATTGAGCGCATCAGTTCTAAATTTCAGCGTCAGCCGCTGAAGGTAGAAATCGAAGGCGAAGATGACATTGCTGATATCAGGCAGATTTTCATCGAAGCCGACAAACATCAGCGTTTATCGCTGCTGGCCGCGGTGCTGTATCAGTATCAGCCGACTTCCTGTGTGGTGTTCTGTAACACCAAACGTGACTGTCAGGATGTTTGTGATGACCTGAAGGCGAAAGGCATCAGTGCGCTGGCGCTGAACGGCGACCTCGAGCAGCGTGACCGCGACCGCGTACTGGTGCGTTTCTCCAACGGCAGTTGCCGCGTACTGGTGGCGACAGATGTTGCGGCACGCGGGCTGGACATTAAACAGCTCGGCCTGGTCATTAATTACGAGCTGTCTTTCGACCCGGAAGTTCACGTTCACCGCGTGGGCCGTACCGGTCGTGCGGGCACCAGTGGCCTGGCCGTCAGTCTCGTGACACCGCAGGAAATGCCGCGTGTAACGGCGCTGGAAGATTACACCCGCCAGCGGTTTACCTGGCAGCCCGCAGCGCAGGCACTGGCCGCCGCCCCGGTAGCGCTTGATCCTGAAATGGCAACGTTGTGCATCGATGGCGGCCGTAAAGCCAAAATCCGTCCCGGCGATATTCTGGGCGCGCTGACCGGTGACGCCGGGCTGACCGCAGCTGAAGTCGGTAAAATCGATATGTTCCCGGTTCATGCTTATGTGGCGATTCGTCAGAAGAGCGCTAAGAAAGCGCTGCAACGTTTGCAGGAAGGGAAAATTAAAGGCAAGAATTGCAAAGCCATTATCTTGCGTTAA